The genome window GTTTAAACCCCTGACCAGAATAttgtgaaggaaaaaaaaaaagaaatgttaaAGTGCATATACAATTACGCAAGTGAGGTCATGTATTGTAAGTCATTTCTTCATACAACTTTTCTCTGATTTCTGCAAGAATTGATTTACAGAATATCAGCCCAGTTTCCACCAATCAAGGATGCATGCGTCCATGATCCACCCTTATTATCAAGCTCCTTCAACACTGCCCGTGCAAAATCAGAATGCAAGTCCAAGACAACAAAATTTCTTGCTGGTTTACAATCCAAAGATGCTAATGCTAATCATCGTAAAATATTCAGCTAATATGAATCAATAGAATGGCTTAATCCCTAATAATGAGTAACAACCTTCGAGAAATCCTAGCAAGTgacgaaagaagaagaaaagatcaGCGAAAAAGTACTCGAGTCCTTTCAACAATTTCATTCTCAATTATCTTTTGGCGCTTGAGTGCTTAAACACCAGCATCATCATCCTCTTCGTAATTGGCTCAGTCTTCAACAGTACCCAGATCATCTTCTTGAACTCCTCCGGCTTCAACCCCACCCTGGCCATCTTCTTGAACTCCTCCGTCTTCAGCACCAACTTGACCATCTCGTTCATCTCCTAGGTTTCCAACACCTGCGCCCTCGTTGACGAGGAGGTGACCATCTTGTTCGTCACCCTCAAAATCTTGTCCATTTTGATCTACATAAATCATTTCAGCAACATCGTATAGTTCACCTACTCTTCCATTTTCATAACCCCAAATCTTCATTGACAAGTTATATGTCTCCTCGCGCCATGGGTTTGCGAATTTTACACTATCGTCGAATTCCATCATCCTTATAGTTTCGATTCTGTTGAAGTTCTCCTCCAGCATCAAGATTCTGTCTACCAAAAGGTCCTGTGGTATGTTGGGAATCGGTATATTGCCAAGAAAGTTGTAGAACACATCAGAGTCAGGTTCAGGGATCGCTCCACCATTGCCAGTTATGAACTCATAAAGGGCCCTCAAGATTGCGGTATCCATAACATCCTGCGCCTCATCAACAACGTCGTCAAGATCATCAGGATTCTCTACGACAGCTCCCTTTTCATGAACATCATCTGAATCTTGATTAATCTGACCCCATATTAACTGAGACAATCGAAATCTCTCCTCCAGATAGCGGTTCATGAAATGTGTGCTGATGCCTCGACTTCGGACAATATCCCGAAAAGACTCCTCCATGAAAAGAAGTGCACGGGTCAATCTTTCTTGAGAAATGTTTGCAAAGCCTTTTGCCCGAACAAATTGGTGGAATTCAGGAGAGTTAGCACTGGGGAAAACCCAGAATCTGGTGCGGTACTTAAGCATTAAGTTGAGGATTCTAAGATACTCCTCGCGAAGGTTCCTCGGTGGCACTCGTCCTCCTCCATCAccaatcttgaatttcttggcGGTTGGTTCGTTTCCTCCGGATGTTGACATTTCTCTTGATgaagcttcttcttcttcttcttcttcttcttttttttttttgagaaagagAACAGAAATTAAAGAGGGATAATCCTAGAAGAGGCAGAGAGATCAACAATACAACTTTTGAAGGTGGCTAGCTACTTCAGGACCCTGGTTACTGATTCACCAGTAAtaatttctctgtttttttttttggctaatttGTCTCTGGGATGTTGTTTTAGTAGTAgtaatttcttgcttggaaaATGAAAGCTGGTATGGTGAGGATGATGGTAGGGAAAGGATGGTGTAGTATCTACTATTATACTTTGGATTGTTTTGGATGGTAGGGAAGAGGATTGTTTTGCAAATTCGGAATTCTTGTTGGTTATCTGATTTCAATCCTTGATTTATTTTACTTTCCGGTTTTAATTTCtctttaaattgaaaattgggCTGGGTGAATGCAGGGTAAGAAGGGATCGTTGGTGGCGAATTCGGCTGTTTGGAAACCGTCTGGGGCCCGAATCCAGCATCAAAGCTACCCACTTCAATATTTCCTGGCACCTGTTGAAATTGGCCCTTTTATCAGCTTTCAACTAATCCTAGTTTTGTAAATATTTCTACATATATCATTCGCTATATCCATTGATAAATATAAGTactaaaagaagaaagaaagtcGTTTGCTCGTTTGGTGGTTAGATAAGATTTTTACAATTTgacttttattttctcttttttggctCGTTTACTCAGTGGTAATCCTTGTTTATGTTTGTGTTATTTGGCCATGGAATgtgaaatagaaaaaagaaaaaaaagaagataaagtgACAACTGGGTACCGAGGTAATATTGATTATTCATCCAAGTTCAATTCATAGTattcataaaaaaaagaaaagaaaagaaataagctAAAACTTCCATGTCAATTGCTTATAATGAGATTCAATCTGAGCACTAACCAGGGAGTGAATGTAGAAACTGAAGAAGTTACCTTTGATTTGGTAAAATTCAGCAAGGAATCTATGGAAATATTACGTACGTAATTACATAAATCTAGGCAGCATAGAACATATCTACAAACTCAAACTTCAACATTTGTGTCTCTCAAACGAAAGAATTTGTCCTCCTGAAAACATTTGTGCAGTTTCAATGTCCCACTGAAAACCTCCAGCTACTATACATCTTCTTCTAGTGTCTCTCTAATTCCTGTGACTATTCTCTCTCCATCTATTTATCCATATAACcgcacccccaaaaaaaaaaaaaggcttcttGGCAATAAAGATGAATCTGATAATACATCATTTTATGGTCGGTGGGCGATCTATTTGAAGAATACAAGGCTTTCTGGAGTTGGATTATTCTACCTGAAACTCATTATCCATTTACATTGATAAgttcaaattatatttttccgTCCTCGTAAATATCATCACAAAATTCACAGGCCAAGAGTGATTTTACCACGGCTGTAAGGATTTCAGCGTCTCTTTTTCCatctatttttaaaaattaaaccgTCACTTCATGTATATATTCTCAAGTTCCATAaccaaaatttatatttatCGTGTTATCTgtgattttctaaaattttgttGCTCATTTTCCGTATTTCAGTGTGTATAATTAGACCGGTCATCTAGTTAGAATGTATAACCAATGAGCAAGCCTGATTTGGACAACACTTACGCCAGTCTTCTTGATTCATGGACTGCCTTTGCAGCAGCCAAGAGGGTTCAGAGGCTTGAGTTGGACTTGTCATCCTTTTTGAAACCTAACAGGAGTTTGGATGAGATATACTGTTTCCCATCGGCTTCAAGTTTGGAATGGAAGGCACTGACTTCCCTAGTGCTGCATTCTGTTGATTTAGTTGAAGAACATCTCTTGCATCTCTTTTCTGATTGTCCATTGCTGGAGAAGTTATCTGTTACTGATGCCACCATCTTTGCTTAACTTGAGGCTTCAATCGCCTAATCATAAGCTGAAGCACTTTGGAATTATATATTGCCAGGGGTTAGAGGCTATTGAGGTCGTTCCAGCCCTCAATTTTAGCTGTTTTGTATATAAAGGACCCACGATAAACATGCTCTTCACAGACGTTCCTCAACTCTCTTCAGTTTCTCTTATAGGAGCACCTAATAACAGAATTGATTTTTGCAAGGATTCAGTAATTACCAAATTCGACCAGTTTCCCTTCTCTATGTCACAGCTTCAGATGCTTGCTTTGGATCCGGATATGGTGGTTGTCAAGAGTTATTACCTGTTTCCTAACACCTTTCCAGAGTTTAGGAATATTCGCTAACTGGAATAGAAGTTTTTTGCGTTTTATGAGCAGAGCATCCTTTTGCTGTGTTCGCTCATCCATGCGTCGCCTGGTTTGCATAAACCGGAGCTCCAACAAAACCAATAAACTTTTCTCAAGAAAAAGGATACTCCAGAACCCCGTCTCCAACTCTCCCTTCAGTCAAGAAATTGGTGCATTTTTTCTTCCACAAAAATGAGTTCTCTCGACCCAACTGATGAGTACCAACGTGATCAGCAGTACGTTGTAATCCTCCAGTTGATGATTCAGTACCAGTTTGAAACAGGGGAGTTTCCCATGGCTGAATCTTTAGCATTTTATGAATACGTCAAGGGAAGCGAATTGCTACCAGATATCACCTCGTATCAATTGAAGATCAAGAGTTGGTTCCTGAGGAAGCTTTTCCAGATGAATGTTAGACAGGATGGTGAAGAACCAATTTTCAACGATCCTTCCCTGAAGCAGAGGTATGAATTGTCGAAAAAGATATGGGGTGGTAGCCGCTTTCAAGAAGATGATGCTCAAAACTATGATGAAGATTGTTTTTTAGTTCATCCCCATACCGTAAAGCCTGTTAAATTCTCCGCAAAGAAAAGACGTCGTCTTGATCATCATCAAGATAATCAAGAAATTACTGGCGAGAATGATGTTGAGGTTGATCTTCGAGACAAGGATTTTCAGGACATTGCAATCTTGAAGTCCATTCTTTACTTCCACCACAACAGCAGAAAGATCCCTCCTCCGGGCTCTATTGAACTGCATCAATTTGTCGGGGAATCAATACTCAGGCGTGGAATTACTCGGGCTGATTTGGCGGAAAGGATAGTTGGGATGGAGGTTTCTTTCAGGAATATAACTGAAGCAATGGGTACTCAGGATGTAAACTTCCCAGATTCCCTTGAACAGGAAAAACATGACTTGTCAAGACATATATGGGGCGATAGACGATTTCAAGATGGTGCAGAAGACGACGTTGAAGATCAAGAAGATGATGCTGAAGACAACGTTAacgaagaagaggaagatgatgatgatggtggTGGTGATGATGATGCAACTTCGAAAGTGTACTGAAAGCTGAAGTGATTCAAGCAGCCCAGGTGATTAGAGTTTTTGGCTCTTCCATATGCCAAATTGGATTGTTAGCATAAGAATTCCGTTCCGATAAGCGAGAAAAACAGTAACCACACAGAATCGCATTGTAGTAAACATGGGTAGCCATAAAGTGCCCAGGTGTAGCAATT of Coffea arabica cultivar ET-39 chromosome 5c, Coffea Arabica ET-39 HiFi, whole genome shotgun sequence contains these proteins:
- the LOC140007390 gene encoding uncharacterized protein, producing the protein MSKPDLDNTYASLLDSWTAFAAAKRVQRLELDLSSFLKPNRSLDEIYCFPSASSLEWKALTSLVLHSVDLVEEHLLHLFSDCPLLEKLSGLEAIEVVPALNFSCFVYKGPTINMLFTDVPQLSSVSLIGAPNNRIDFCKDSVITKFDQFPFSMSQLQMLALDPDMVVVKSYYLFPNTFPEFRNIR